The Nocardioides sp. S-1144 genome includes a region encoding these proteins:
- a CDS encoding acetoacetate decarboxylase family protein, producing the protein MTSPAEHPELPHDRVAYPDPPWRMVGSLWLTLFRLGADVGDRPRGLYGAAFVSYDEGSPLTYSELLVARALPAARGPGPAGLDHHIWVDSPASVAGGRELWAIPKGLCDFDLDSAHRGPLTTTDWSASLGRRPIASATFRDVSRVAPRLPFRMGLWQPGLPEGGGDRSTTFGGSAKILPARARWDFADDGPLAFLRRARPLSSSRMASFRMTFG; encoded by the coding sequence ATGACCTCGCCCGCCGAGCACCCGGAGCTCCCGCACGACCGGGTCGCCTACCCGGACCCCCCGTGGCGGATGGTCGGGTCGCTGTGGCTGACCCTGTTCCGGCTCGGCGCCGACGTCGGCGACCGCCCCCGGGGCCTGTACGGCGCCGCGTTCGTCTCCTACGACGAGGGCAGCCCCCTGACCTACTCCGAGCTGCTGGTGGCGCGGGCGCTCCCCGCGGCGCGAGGGCCGGGGCCGGCGGGGCTCGATCACCACATCTGGGTCGACTCCCCCGCCTCGGTCGCGGGCGGCCGCGAGCTGTGGGCGATCCCCAAGGGCCTGTGCGACTTCGACCTCGACTCCGCCCACCGCGGGCCGCTCACGACGACCGACTGGTCGGCGTCGCTGGGCCGACGTCCGATCGCGAGCGCGACGTTCCGCGACGTCTCACGGGTGGCGCCGCGGCTCCCGTTCCGCATGGGGCTCTGGCAGCCGGGCCTGCCCGAGGGGGGCGGCGACCGCAGCACCACCTTCGGCGGCAGCGCCAAGATCCTGCCCGCCCGCGCCCGCTGGGACTTCGCCGACGACGGGCCGCTCGCGTTCCTGCGCCGGGCGCGCCCCCTGTCGTCGTCGCGGATGGCGTCGTTCCGCATGACCTTCGGATAG
- a CDS encoding MmcQ/YjbR family DNA-binding protein, which yields MVRGRPEPDSKLVERVARTATTLPDAYEEEAWTGVRWRVRRRTFAHVLVLTPHHVEEYAPGTVVEPAPAVVFRSAGEELLALSSAGPPYLRPPWAPGVVALLLDDATDWDEVAELVTESYRVMAPQVLVRRLDGRR from the coding sequence GTGGTCAGGGGGCGTCCGGAGCCCGACTCGAAGCTGGTCGAGCGGGTCGCGCGGACGGCGACCACGCTGCCCGACGCCTACGAGGAGGAGGCGTGGACCGGCGTGCGGTGGCGGGTGCGGAGGCGGACGTTCGCGCACGTGCTGGTGCTGACGCCGCACCACGTCGAGGAGTACGCGCCCGGCACGGTCGTCGAGCCGGCGCCGGCGGTCGTGTTCCGGTCCGCCGGCGAGGAGCTCCTCGCGCTGAGCAGCGCCGGGCCGCCCTACCTCCGGCCGCCGTGGGCGCCGGGCGTGGTCGCGCTGCTGCTCGACGACGCCACCGACTGGGACGAGGTCGCCGAGCTGGTCACCGAGAGCTACCGGGTGATGGCCCCGCAGGTGCTCGTCCGGCGGCTCGACGGACGCCGCTGA
- a CDS encoding deoxyguanosinetriphosphate triphosphohydrolase, with protein sequence MTADPSDRYDAHARERVVEEPPKRVDAPVRTPFERDRARVVHAASSRRLAAKTQVVGPQSDDFVRNRLTHSLEVAQVARDLSRALGSQPDIAETAALAHDLGHPPFGHNGERALAEVSEACGGFEGNAQTLRLLTRLEAKTFDGDRSVGLNLTRATLDACTKYPWARGEGLHPVKFGVYDDDRPVFDWLRAPGPHQPAPVHRQCLEAQVMDLADDVAYSVHDVEDGVVAGRLDLTRLDRAAVWDTTRAWYLPDAHDDDLDGALDALLAVDSWPGASYDGSRRHLAALKNLTSDLIGRFCGDVQQATFAAGDGPFVRFEADLVLPDRTLLEIAVLKGIAAHYVMQAADRMAVMERQREILTDLVALLCDRGPDALDRQYADDWRAAADDAARLRVVVDQVAALTDASAVARHTRLTGS encoded by the coding sequence GTGACCGCCGACCCGAGCGACCGCTACGACGCCCACGCCCGCGAGCGCGTCGTCGAGGAGCCGCCGAAGCGCGTCGACGCGCCGGTGCGGACGCCGTTCGAGCGCGACCGGGCCCGGGTCGTGCACGCGGCGTCGTCGCGGCGGCTGGCCGCCAAGACCCAGGTGGTGGGGCCGCAGTCCGACGACTTCGTGCGCAACCGGCTGACGCACTCCCTCGAGGTCGCCCAGGTCGCGCGCGACCTGTCCCGGGCGCTGGGGAGCCAGCCCGACATCGCCGAGACCGCCGCGCTCGCGCACGACCTCGGGCACCCGCCGTTCGGGCACAACGGTGAGCGGGCCCTGGCCGAGGTGAGCGAGGCGTGCGGCGGGTTCGAGGGCAACGCCCAGACGCTGCGGCTGCTGACCCGGCTCGAGGCGAAGACCTTCGACGGCGACCGGTCGGTCGGCCTCAACCTGACCCGGGCGACGCTCGACGCCTGCACGAAGTACCCGTGGGCGCGCGGCGAGGGGCTGCACCCGGTGAAGTTCGGGGTCTACGACGACGACCGGCCGGTCTTCGACTGGCTGCGCGCCCCGGGCCCGCACCAGCCTGCGCCGGTCCACCGGCAGTGCCTCGAGGCCCAGGTCATGGACCTCGCCGACGACGTCGCCTACTCGGTGCACGACGTCGAGGACGGCGTCGTCGCCGGCCGGCTCGACCTCACCCGGCTCGACCGCGCGGCGGTGTGGGACACCACCCGCGCCTGGTACCTGCCCGACGCCCACGACGACGACCTCGACGGCGCCCTGGACGCGCTGCTGGCCGTCGACAGCTGGCCGGGCGCGTCGTACGACGGCAGCCGGCGCCACCTGGCCGCGCTCAAGAACCTCACCAGCGACCTCATCGGCCGGTTCTGCGGCGACGTCCAGCAGGCGACGTTCGCGGCCGGCGACGGGCCGTTCGTCCGGTTCGAGGCCGACCTGGTGCTGCCGGACCGGACCCTGCTGGAGATCGCGGTGCTCAAGGGGATCGCGGCGCACTACGTCATGCAGGCCGCCGACCGGATGGCGGTGATGGAGCGCCAGCGCGAGATCCTCACCGACCTCGTCGCCCTGCTCTGCGACCGCGGGCCCGACGCTCTCGACCGGCAGTACGCCGACGACTGGCGTGCCGCGGCCGACGACGCCGCCCGGCTGCGGGTCGTCGTCGACCAGGTCGCCGCGCTCACCGACGCCAGCGCGGTGGCCCGGCACACCCGTCTGACCGGCTCCTGA
- a CDS encoding SH3 domain-containing protein has protein sequence MAQHRHKRETNARTQLVARLPRPRAGFLAAPLAVIATAGAVSIGVLGAELPASPVAAGPVVGDPTATTAGDVVGRRTTLSRGGDSGRGDAARGTDSASQTTAKNAARAPVALSPQELEIQALLKPAAVERAIARADSTLWTSESLNLWTEPGDDAAQTGEIAAGEKVVATGRTMLDRVEIVWEKDETRWVTSGYLTEEEPFTLGGECTNGTSVASGVSPNIVKVHQAVCAQFPDITVYGTFRGDGEHAQGIAVDIMVSGAEGQAVADFLREYHADLGISYLIYAQRIWSVQRSGEGWRGMENRGSTTANHYDHVHVTTY, from the coding sequence GTGGCTCAGCATCGCCACAAGCGGGAAACCAATGCCCGCACCCAGCTCGTCGCGCGGCTCCCGCGCCCCCGGGCCGGCTTCCTCGCCGCCCCCCTGGCCGTCATCGCGACCGCCGGTGCCGTGTCGATCGGCGTCCTGGGCGCCGAGCTCCCGGCCAGCCCCGTGGCCGCCGGCCCCGTCGTCGGCGACCCGACCGCGACCACTGCCGGCGACGTCGTCGGACGGCGCACCACCCTGTCGCGCGGTGGCGACTCCGGGCGCGGCGACGCCGCCCGTGGCACCGACTCCGCCTCGCAGACCACCGCGAAGAACGCGGCCCGGGCCCCGGTGGCGCTGAGCCCGCAGGAGCTGGAGATCCAGGCGCTGCTGAAGCCGGCCGCCGTCGAGCGCGCGATCGCGCGGGCCGACAGCACGCTGTGGACCTCGGAGTCCCTCAACCTCTGGACCGAGCCCGGTGACGACGCCGCCCAGACCGGCGAGATCGCCGCGGGCGAGAAGGTCGTGGCGACCGGGCGCACCATGCTCGACCGCGTCGAGATCGTGTGGGAGAAGGACGAGACCCGCTGGGTGACCAGCGGCTACCTCACCGAGGAGGAGCCGTTCACCCTCGGCGGCGAGTGCACCAACGGCACCTCGGTCGCCTCGGGCGTCAGCCCCAACATCGTCAAGGTGCACCAGGCCGTGTGCGCGCAGTTCCCCGACATCACCGTCTACGGCACCTTCCGCGGCGACGGCGAGCACGCCCAGGGCATCGCCGTCGACATCATGGTCTCCGGTGCCGAGGGCCAGGCCGTGGCCGACTTCCTGCGCGAGTACCACGCCGACCTTGGCATCAGCTACCTGATCTACGCCCAGCGCATCTGGTCGGTCCAGCGCTCCGGCGAGGGCTGGCGGGGCATGGAGAACCGCGGCTCCACCACCGCGAACCACTACGACCACGTGCACGTCACCACCTACTGA
- a CDS encoding 2-hydroxyacid dehydrogenase, whose amino-acid sequence MSEPLVWLPFDPADLGEVPAGLRYEVVDPVDGDVPGSVGDVAFYVPPYRLGSEVADVLPRMSSLEVLQTLTAGVDNVRGAVPDGVTLCSGRGIHDTSTAELALTLTLASLRGVPDLVRAQERHAWAGQWRTSLADRRVLLVGHGAIGQAIETRLTAFEASVTRVARTARDGVHALDELPALLPDADVVILVVPLTDETRGLVDAAFLDRMKHGALLVNVARGPVVVTDDLLAALHSGRVTAALDVTDPEPLPADHPLWEAPGVLVSPHVGGLSSAMWPRAHRVVREQLRRYAAGVPLHNVMTGAY is encoded by the coding sequence GTGAGCGAACCCCTCGTCTGGCTGCCCTTCGACCCCGCCGACCTGGGGGAGGTGCCGGCCGGGCTGCGCTACGAGGTCGTCGACCCGGTCGACGGCGACGTCCCCGGCTCGGTCGGTGACGTCGCCTTCTACGTGCCGCCCTACCGCCTCGGGTCCGAGGTCGCCGACGTGCTCCCGAGGATGTCGTCGCTGGAGGTCCTCCAGACGCTCACCGCCGGCGTCGACAACGTGCGCGGGGCCGTCCCGGACGGCGTCACGCTGTGCAGCGGCCGCGGGATCCACGACACCTCGACCGCCGAGCTCGCCCTGACCCTCACCCTGGCCTCGCTGCGCGGCGTCCCCGACCTGGTGCGCGCCCAGGAGCGGCACGCGTGGGCGGGGCAGTGGCGGACCTCGCTGGCCGACCGCCGCGTGCTGCTGGTCGGCCACGGCGCGATCGGGCAGGCCATCGAGACCCGCCTGACGGCGTTCGAGGCCAGCGTGACCCGGGTCGCGCGCACCGCCCGCGACGGCGTCCACGCCCTCGACGAGCTGCCCGCGCTGCTCCCGGACGCCGACGTCGTCATCCTCGTCGTGCCGCTCACCGACGAGACCCGCGGCCTCGTCGACGCCGCGTTCCTCGACCGGATGAAGCACGGCGCGCTGCTCGTGAACGTCGCCCGTGGGCCGGTCGTCGTCACCGACGACCTGCTCGCCGCGCTGCACTCCGGCCGGGTCACCGCGGCCCTCGACGTCACCGACCCCGAGCCGCTGCCGGCCGACCACCCGCTGTGGGAGGCGCCCGGCGTCCTGGTCTCCCCGCACGTCGGCGGCCTCAGCTCCGCGATGTGGCCGCGGGCCCACCGCGTCGTGCGCGAGCAGCTGCGCCGCTACGCCGCGGGTGTGCCCCTCCACAACGTGATGACGGGCGCGTACTGA
- a CDS encoding glycine--tRNA ligase — MAKPPPSAVDNVVSLAKRRGFVYPCGEIYGGTRSAWDYGPLGVELKDNIKRQWWKSMVQMRDDVVGLDSSVILPRQTWEASGHVATFADPLTECQSCHKRFRADHLQEAAAEKKGGDTDPDDIDLATLACPNCGTRGAWTEPRAFSGLLKTYLGVVDDESGLHYLRPETAQGIFLNFQNVVTSSRTKPPFGIAQVGKSFRNEITPGNFIFRTREFEQMEMEFFVKPGEDEEWHQYWIDERTRWYVDLGVDPDNLRHYEHAQEKLSHYSKRTVDIEYRFRFQGSEWGELEGIANRTDFDLKTHSEASGKDLSYFDQANNERYVPYVIEPAAGLSRSLMTFLVDAFHEDEAPNTKGGVDKRTVLRLDPRLAPVKVAVLPLSRNADLSPKARDLAAELRRGWNVDFDDAGAIGKRYRRQDEIGTPYCVTVDFDTLDDHAVTVRERDSMAQERVSLDRISAYFAERFVGC; from the coding sequence GTGGCGAAGCCGCCCCCGTCCGCCGTCGACAACGTCGTCTCCCTCGCCAAGCGCCGGGGTTTCGTCTACCCGTGCGGGGAGATCTACGGAGGCACGCGCTCGGCCTGGGACTACGGCCCGCTCGGCGTCGAGCTCAAGGACAACATCAAGCGCCAGTGGTGGAAGTCCATGGTGCAGATGCGCGACGACGTCGTCGGCCTCGACTCCAGCGTGATCCTGCCGCGCCAGACGTGGGAGGCCAGCGGCCACGTCGCGACCTTCGCCGACCCGCTCACCGAGTGCCAGAGCTGCCACAAGCGCTTCCGCGCCGACCACCTGCAGGAGGCCGCGGCCGAGAAGAAGGGCGGCGACACCGACCCCGACGACATCGACCTGGCCACGCTCGCCTGCCCCAACTGCGGCACCCGCGGCGCGTGGACCGAGCCGCGCGCGTTCTCGGGCCTGCTCAAGACCTACCTCGGCGTCGTCGACGACGAGTCCGGCCTGCACTACCTGCGCCCCGAGACCGCGCAGGGCATCTTCCTGAACTTCCAGAACGTCGTCACCAGCAGCCGCACCAAGCCGCCCTTCGGCATCGCCCAGGTCGGCAAGAGCTTCCGCAACGAGATCACCCCCGGCAACTTCATCTTCCGCACCCGTGAGTTCGAGCAGATGGAGATGGAGTTCTTCGTCAAGCCGGGCGAGGACGAGGAGTGGCACCAGTACTGGATCGACGAGCGCACCCGCTGGTACGTCGACCTCGGCGTCGACCCCGACAACCTGCGCCACTACGAGCACGCGCAGGAGAAGCTGAGCCACTACTCCAAGCGCACCGTCGACATCGAGTACCGCTTCCGGTTCCAGGGCTCGGAGTGGGGCGAGCTCGAGGGCATCGCCAACCGCACCGACTTCGACCTCAAGACCCACAGCGAGGCCTCCGGCAAGGACCTCAGCTACTTCGACCAGGCCAACAACGAGCGCTACGTGCCGTACGTCATCGAGCCGGCGGCCGGGCTGAGCCGCAGCCTGATGACGTTCCTGGTCGACGCCTTCCACGAGGACGAGGCGCCCAACACCAAGGGCGGCGTCGACAAGCGCACCGTGCTGCGCCTCGACCCGCGGCTGGCGCCGGTCAAGGTCGCCGTCCTGCCGCTGAGCCGCAACGCCGACCTGTCGCCCAAGGCCCGCGACCTCGCCGCCGAGCTGCGCCGCGGCTGGAACGTCGACTTCGACGACGCCGGTGCCATCGGCAAGCGCTACCGCCGCCAGGACGAGATCGGCACGCCCTACTGCGTGACCGTCGACTTCGACACCCTCGACGACCACGCCGTCACCGTGCGCGAGCGCGACTCGATGGCCCAGGAGCGGGTCTCCCTCGACCGGATCTCCGCCTACTTCGCCGAGCGGTTCGTCGGCTGCTGA
- a CDS encoding DUF6281 family protein, whose protein sequence is MKRVVVLGSAVVLGAVALVAPDPRGEDPCPSTYEFDGRTYVAHETTAEVTPRDALGSGTETGCGDGGPYTSEMAMHDVDGVDPRVAVVSPVNARAIYLARGAEVSDLTPEVAAVVLP, encoded by the coding sequence ATGAAGCGCGTCGTCGTCCTCGGAAGCGCGGTGGTCCTGGGTGCCGTCGCCCTGGTGGCGCCTGATCCTCGCGGCGAGGATCCCTGCCCCAGCACCTACGAGTTCGACGGGCGGACCTACGTCGCGCACGAGACGACGGCGGAGGTCACGCCCCGGGACGCGCTGGGGTCAGGGACCGAGACGGGCTGCGGGGACGGGGGCCCGTACACCTCCGAGATGGCGATGCACGACGTCGACGGGGTCGATCCCCGGGTTGCGGTTGTCTCCCCCGTCAACGCTCGGGCGATCTACCTCGCCCGAGGCGCGGAGGTCAGCGACCTGACCCCCGAGGTGGCGGCGGTGGTCCTTCCGTAG
- the dusB gene encoding tRNA dihydrouridine synthase DusB, which yields MAGITNAAYRRLCAEQGAGLYVCEMITSRGLVERDETTMSMLVFDELETTRSVQLYGTDPVYVAKATEILCGEYGVAHVDLNFGCPVPKVTRKGGGGALPWKRNLLGQILEHAVAAAAPYDVPVTMKTRKGLDEDHLTYLDAGRIAEDAGCAAIALHGRTVAQAYSGAADWDAIAALVAHVDRIPVLGNGDIWEAADALRMVEQTGAAGVVVGRGCLGRPWLFRDLAAAFAGDDVKTLPTLGEVAAMMRRHAELLCEHMGEERGCKEFRKHVTWYLKGFAAGGPMRRSLGLVDSLAALDGLLAELDADEPFPVSELGSPRGRQGSPRDRVVLPEGWLDDTDGTGVVLREDAAETTGG from the coding sequence ATGGCCGGCATCACCAACGCGGCCTACCGCCGGCTCTGCGCCGAGCAGGGCGCCGGGCTCTACGTCTGCGAGATGATCACCTCGCGCGGCCTCGTCGAGCGCGACGAGACCACGATGAGCATGCTCGTCTTCGACGAGCTGGAGACGACCCGCTCGGTGCAGCTCTACGGCACCGACCCGGTCTACGTCGCCAAGGCCACCGAGATCCTGTGCGGGGAGTACGGCGTCGCGCACGTCGACCTGAACTTCGGCTGCCCGGTCCCGAAGGTGACCCGCAAGGGCGGCGGCGGCGCGCTGCCCTGGAAGCGCAACCTGCTCGGCCAGATCCTCGAGCACGCGGTCGCGGCCGCGGCGCCCTACGACGTCCCGGTGACGATGAAGACCCGCAAGGGCCTCGACGAGGACCACCTCACCTACCTCGACGCCGGCCGGATCGCCGAGGACGCCGGCTGCGCGGCGATCGCGCTGCACGGACGCACCGTCGCGCAGGCCTACAGCGGCGCGGCCGACTGGGACGCGATCGCCGCCCTGGTCGCCCACGTCGACCGCATCCCCGTGCTCGGCAACGGCGACATCTGGGAGGCGGCCGACGCGCTGCGGATGGTCGAGCAGACCGGTGCCGCGGGCGTGGTCGTCGGGCGCGGCTGCCTGGGCCGGCCGTGGCTGTTCCGCGACCTCGCCGCCGCCTTCGCCGGTGACGACGTCAAGACCCTCCCGACGCTGGGCGAGGTGGCCGCGATGATGCGCCGTCACGCCGAGCTGCTCTGCGAGCACATGGGGGAGGAGCGCGGCTGCAAGGAGTTCCGCAAGCACGTCACGTGGTACCTCAAGGGCTTCGCCGCGGGTGGCCCGATGCGCCGCTCGCTCGGGCTCGTCGACAGCCTCGCCGCCCTCGACGGGCTGCTGGCCGAGCTGGACGCCGACGAGCCGTTCCCGGTCTCCGAGCTGGGCTCGCCGCGCGGGCGGCAGGGTTCGCCGCGCGACCGGGTCGTGCTCCCCGAGGGGTGGCTCGACGACACCGACGGCACCGGCGTCGTGCTGCGCGAGGACGCCGCCGAGACCACCGGCGGGTGA
- the dnaG gene encoding DNA primase, producing the protein MAGRIREDDIAAVREKVRIDEVIGDYVTLRSAGGGSFKGLCPFHDEKSPSFNVNPSRGFFHCFGCQKGGDVLTFLMDIDGLSFSEAIERLADKVGIQLRREDGDGRDDRPKGPPRQRLVEANRVAQEYYADQLNGPDAEAGRTFLQERGFDQAAAEHFGMGFAPREGEALWKHLRGRGFSQDEAVAAGVVAVGRSAYDRFRGRLLWPIRDPSGATIGFGARRIFDDDKIEAKYLNTPETTLYKKSQVLYGIDLARSSIGKVSQAVVVEGYTDVMACHLAGITTAVASCGTAFGDDHTRVLRRFMMDHDEFRGEVIFTFDGDAAGQNAALKAFAGDQKFVSQTYVAVQPEGLDPCDLRIRDGDAAVRDLVARRQPLYRFVLGNIVGKYDLDRADGRVDAMRESARLVASIRDQSKVTAFAQEISKMIGSDIDTNVVLSEVQRAARRKPGEEPQRSEPAPARPRNAVPPLSDPRFTIERETLKLVLQHPMAIGRTTADIGPNDFTHPTYRGVWELVAAAGGTVAGSDDPGWVSRLRDSATDPAVSSVLSALAVEPLMKEPPDAAYVTLYVVRLLELTALRRIAAVKGRMQRTNPEQVDEYRRMFGELAALEQYRRNLRDRIVGGPV; encoded by the coding sequence GTGGCCGGCCGGATCCGAGAGGACGACATCGCAGCGGTGCGGGAGAAGGTCCGCATCGACGAGGTGATCGGCGACTACGTCACCCTCCGCAGCGCCGGCGGCGGCTCGTTCAAGGGGCTGTGCCCCTTCCACGACGAGAAGTCGCCGTCGTTCAACGTCAACCCCTCGCGCGGCTTCTTCCACTGCTTCGGCTGCCAGAAGGGCGGCGACGTCCTCACCTTCCTGATGGACATCGACGGGCTCTCGTTCTCCGAGGCGATCGAGCGGCTGGCCGACAAGGTCGGCATCCAGCTGCGCCGGGAGGACGGCGACGGCCGCGACGACCGGCCCAAGGGTCCGCCGCGCCAGCGGCTCGTCGAGGCCAACCGCGTCGCGCAGGAGTACTACGCCGACCAGCTCAACGGTCCCGACGCCGAGGCGGGCCGCACCTTCCTGCAGGAGCGCGGCTTCGACCAGGCCGCGGCCGAGCACTTCGGGATGGGCTTCGCCCCGCGCGAGGGCGAGGCGCTCTGGAAGCACCTGCGGGGGCGCGGCTTCAGCCAGGACGAGGCGGTCGCCGCCGGCGTCGTCGCGGTCGGCCGGTCGGCCTACGACCGGTTCCGCGGCAGACTGCTGTGGCCGATCCGCGACCCCAGCGGCGCCACGATCGGCTTCGGGGCACGCCGGATCTTCGACGACGACAAGATCGAGGCCAAGTACCTCAACACCCCCGAGACCACGCTCTACAAGAAGAGTCAGGTGCTCTACGGGATCGACCTGGCCCGGTCCTCGATCGGCAAGGTCTCGCAGGCCGTCGTGGTCGAGGGCTACACCGACGTGATGGCCTGCCACCTCGCCGGCATCACCACCGCCGTCGCGAGCTGCGGCACGGCGTTCGGCGACGACCACACCCGCGTCCTGCGCCGGTTCATGATGGACCACGACGAGTTCCGCGGCGAGGTGATCTTCACCTTCGACGGCGACGCCGCCGGCCAGAACGCCGCCCTGAAGGCCTTCGCCGGCGACCAGAAGTTCGTGTCCCAGACCTACGTGGCCGTCCAGCCAGAGGGGCTCGACCCGTGCGACCTGCGGATCCGCGACGGCGACGCGGCCGTTCGCGACCTGGTCGCGCGCCGCCAGCCGCTGTACCGCTTCGTGCTGGGCAACATCGTCGGCAAGTACGACCTCGACCGCGCCGACGGGCGGGTCGACGCGATGCGTGAGAGCGCCCGGCTGGTGGCCTCCATCCGCGACCAGTCGAAGGTGACCGCCTTCGCGCAGGAGATCAGCAAGATGATCGGCTCCGACATCGACACCAACGTCGTCCTCTCCGAGGTGCAGCGCGCCGCGCGCCGCAAGCCGGGCGAGGAGCCGCAGCGCAGCGAGCCGGCGCCGGCGCGGCCGCGCAACGCCGTCCCCCCGCTGAGCGACCCGCGGTTCACGATCGAGCGCGAGACGCTCAAGCTGGTGCTGCAGCACCCGATGGCGATCGGCCGCACGACCGCCGACATCGGGCCCAACGACTTCACCCACCCCACCTACCGCGGCGTGTGGGAGCTCGTGGCCGCCGCCGGCGGCACGGTGGCCGGCTCCGACGACCCCGGCTGGGTGTCGCGGCTGCGCGACTCCGCCACCGACCCGGCCGTCTCGTCGGTCCTCAGCGCGCTCGCCGTCGAGCCGCTGATGAAGGAGCCCCCGGACGCCGCCTACGTCACCCTGTACGTCGTCCGGCTGCTCGAGCTCACCGCGCTGCGCCGGATCGCGGCGGTCAAGGGCCGGATGCAGCGCACCAACCCCGAGCAGGTCGACGAGTACCGCCGGATGTTCGGCGAGCTCGCCGCCCTGGAGCAGTACCGCCGCAACCTGCGCGACCGGATCGTCGGGGGACCGGTGTGA
- a CDS encoding antibiotic biosynthesis monooxygenase family protein — translation MIVVNRFRVPEDDGATFRADLQRAHAALAERPGYLTGTIGRNVDDPELWVLSTTWEHVGAYRRALSAYDVKLHAVPTLLRAIDEPSAYEVADPGTDLNIRQTRSLG, via the coding sequence GTGATCGTCGTCAACCGCTTCCGCGTGCCCGAGGACGACGGCGCCACGTTCCGCGCCGACCTGCAGCGGGCCCACGCCGCGCTCGCCGAGCGGCCCGGCTACCTGACCGGCACGATCGGGCGCAACGTCGACGACCCCGAGCTGTGGGTGCTCTCCACGACGTGGGAGCACGTCGGGGCCTACCGGCGCGCGCTGTCGGCCTACGACGTGAAGCTGCACGCCGTCCCGACGCTCCTGCGGGCGATCGACGAGCCCAGCGCCTACGAGGTCGCCGACCCCGGGACCGACCTGAACATCCGGCAGACGCGCTCGTTAGGCTGA